The Blastocatellia bacterium genome includes a window with the following:
- a CDS encoding DUF3006 domain-containing protein has protein sequence MKLVVDRIEEGIAVCFLYEDDRVSFAIPLGYLPAGTRAGDHLRVTFELDPESRRQEQQKAESLLDELRKTSPPGRTFKL, from the coding sequence ATGAAGCTCGTCGTTGATCGCATCGAAGAAGGTATCGCCGTCTGTTTCCTCTACGAGGATGATCGCGTCTCGTTCGCGATCCCGCTGGGGTACCTCCCCGCCGGGACTCGTGCGGGCGATCATCTGCGCGTCACGTTCGAACTGGACCCGGAGAGCCGTCGGCAGGAGCAGCAGAAGGCCGAATCCCTGTTGGACGAACTCCGAAAAACCTCCCCGCCGGGACGGACCTTCAAGCTCTAG
- a CDS encoding MBL fold metallo-hydrolase — translation MVGLVLLLLGYLWRQGQLPWLTPTARALTIHCLDVGQGDSFLIRTPQGKAVLIDAGPPDAGDDVVRALRRYDVRQLDLLVATHPHADHIGGMRAVLEAVPVLRFLDSGQPYPTRTYTRLLEAIKEKGITFHIAEAGQKFELESGITLDVLSPQQPLIRGSAGSDENANSIVLRLTAGRFSMLLTGDSEAETERRLIEAGANLSARVLKVAHHGSRFSTTRDFLERVRPEAAIISCGKENEYGHPAQATLNRLRSYVKEVHRTDLEGEITIVVEGENYRIETEHAPTGDLWAGRSPRAPDIGRESVERPSARGRTAGR, via the coding sequence GTGGTGGGGCTGGTGCTGCTCCTGCTGGGGTATCTGTGGCGGCAGGGGCAGCTCCCCTGGCTGACGCCCACAGCCAGGGCACTCACCATCCACTGTTTGGATGTCGGTCAGGGAGACAGTTTCCTCATTCGGACGCCGCAAGGGAAAGCCGTGCTCATTGATGCTGGCCCGCCGGACGCCGGAGATGACGTTGTGCGGGCGCTCCGGCGATACGATGTGCGTCAGCTCGATCTGCTCGTGGCCACGCATCCCCACGCCGATCATATCGGCGGGATGCGCGCGGTGCTGGAGGCCGTTCCGGTGCTCCGGTTCCTCGACAGCGGTCAGCCCTATCCCACGCGCACCTACACGCGCTTGCTGGAGGCCATCAAAGAAAAAGGCATCACCTTTCACATCGCTGAAGCGGGACAAAAATTTGAACTCGAGTCGGGAATCACGCTGGACGTTCTGTCTCCTCAGCAACCCCTCATTCGTGGCTCCGCCGGAAGCGACGAAAATGCCAATTCGATTGTCCTGCGCCTGACGGCGGGCCGCTTCTCTATGCTGCTGACCGGCGATAGCGAGGCCGAGACCGAGCGCCGATTGATCGAAGCCGGAGCGAACCTCTCGGCTCGGGTGCTGAAGGTCGCGCATCACGGCTCGCGCTTTTCGACGACCCGGGACTTTTTGGAACGCGTCCGGCCCGAGGCGGCCATCATCTCCTGCGGCAAGGAGAACGAGTACGGCCACCCGGCGCAGGCCACGTTGAATCGGTTGCGTTCTTACGTGAAGGAGGTACACCGCACCGACCTCGAAGGCGAAATCACGATCGTTGTCGAGGGGGAGAACTATCGCATCGAAACGGAGCACGCGCCGACGGGCGATCTCTGGGCTGGCCGATCGCCGCGGGCGCCCGACATCGGGCGGGAGTCCGTGGAACGCCCCTCAGCGCGGGGCCGCACCGCCGGGAGGTGA